The genomic interval agaggattggaggcttgctgatgtgactcccatctacaagaagggccataaggaggatctgggaaactataggcctgtcagcctgacatcagtgccagggaaggtcatggaacaaatcctcctggggGAGATCTCATGGCTCATGTGTGACATCCAcaggatcaggcccagccagcatgggttcatgaaaggcaggtcgtgtttgaccaacctcatctctttctacaACTGGGTGACCAGattggtagatgagggaaaggctgttgatgtagtctacctagacttcagcaaagcctttgacatggtctctcacagtatccttctgcggaaactggctgcccatggcttggacagttttaccctctgttggataaggaactggctggagggctgtgctcaatgGGTGGTGGTCAgtggagtgaagtccagctggagacctgttacaagtggtgtcccccaggggtcggtactggggcccaccctgtttaatatcttcattgatgactgagatgaagggattgagtgtaccctgagtaagtttgcagatgacaccaagttgggaggtggtgtcgatctgcctgagggcagggaggccctgcagggggatctagataagctggatcactgggccgaggtgaatgggatgaggttcaacaaggccaagtgtcaggttctgcactttggccacaacaaccccatgcagcgctacaggcttggggatgagtggttggatgagtgtgaagaggaaagggacctgggggtgctggttgatgctcggctgaacatgagccgacagtgtgctcaggtggccaagagggccaacggcatcctggcctgcattagaaatagtgtggccagcaggagcaggaaggtgatcatcccctgtactcagcactggtgaggccgcaccttgagtactgtgttcagttttgggcccctcactacaagaaagacactgaggccctggaacgtgtccagagaagggcaacgaaactggtgaggggtctggagcacaagtcttatgaggaacagctgagggagctgggattgttcagtctggagaagaggaggttcaggggagacctcattgcactctacaacttcctgaagggaggttgtggtgcaaaagggtccggcctcttctcccaggcaaatagtaggacccaaggaaacggccagaagttataccagaggaggtttaggttggatattaggagaaactttttatctcaaagggtggtcaggcactggaatggctgcccagggaggtggtggagtcgccgtccctggcggtgttcaagaggcacctggatgaggagctacgagatatggtttagtgcttgtggtactaataggaatgggagggtggttggactagatgatcttgcaggtcgtttccaaccttgcgattctttgattctgtgattctatgattgtctGGAGACAGCTATCTCAAGATGATAGCTCACTGGACAAAGCAGACTGAGGGCCAGCCTAGTTCCTAATATGTCAGTGTGGCTTTTAGGCAGTTTAAAGGTTGCATCCCTGAGTTACTGTAAATTAGTACAACCCTCCAGCTGATGAGATTACCTGGAAGTGTCTGGATTGGCATATCACCATGTTAGACAAAAAGGGACAGAACAGGGAAGTCCTTTCCcaggagcagaaagaaatgttgaCCACTCAAGATGCAGCATCTCTtactttttgtttgaatttccAGATGGTGAGGAATCTGGAGCTCTTCTTTGAGCATAGTCACAATCTGGTGACAGCATGCAACTGCTCACAAAGGGCTCATCCTGTTCACTTACACCACAAATTATCTCTTTCTGACCTGCATGCTGAAAACTACTTCCAGAGTGTGTAAAGAGCTGAATAATATCCTTCTCTAATATCTATATACATTTTACAAATAAGCTGTTGCAAATTCTCTTTCCATATAATTCTGGGGTCCACTCTTTCTTCAGTTACCTTCACATGCTTTTGATCTGCCTATGCATTGCAGTGTCACAACCAAGTACACCTGAATTTTAAGCATTTGGCCTCTAAGCACTGCACCTTGCCTTGAAAATACATATTAGAGAGAGAGTGCTAGGCATATAAAATCCCAGGGCTGCAAGTTTCTTCAGATTGTCACCTACAGGAAGAATCTTTAGGTGCCTAGGGATAATGAAACAATTCTCTATATACCTTATCAtgattactgaaaaaaatcaggataTTAGGCTTAATGGACCTTTGTTCTGGTCCTGTATTGTTTGCATATATTTTGCTGAACTTAATCAAAAAGTTAAGGGATGTTCCTGACTGTTTTCATGTGTGAATGTTATAAAACATATTACGTAATGATTATGCACTGCTACAACAATGAACTAGAATGAAAACATAGATAATGCctaaacaaaatcacaaaagtCATTATTGGGGATGTTGTGTAACGCTACCTAATTAATCCTGCCAGTGTACAGTATActcagtgattattttttttttttttacttttccagattatttttcaatattgctgtagtgcagcacagcatggtCTAGTATAAGTACATCTAATCAGTatctcagagaaaaaataatcacagaaggttgttataaaactgaaaactaaAATACACCAAATCCAGCTCTGAATagtaagagagaaaagaatctTTTAAGGACAGGTCacacttcaaaaataacattatcttttttcttttttttttttagtattttttaaaaatatgcacttATGCACCAAGAACAGCATAAACAAATGGATTCAAGTAATCAAATGCTGGATTCCTCAGTGTTACTTGTGTTTTCTAAACTCATGGAGCCCATTTCTGGAAGCAAGAAGTTGGTAGGAAGacacttcaaaaacaaagaaggctGCCTACAGCACATTTTTAACAGGGATGATTATTACAGGCAATTAGGCTGCATAATTGCCTGAGGAGAGGAAATCATCAGCtgctaaaaaacaaagaaaccttAGTTTCTAGTAGCAGCCTCACTAGCTGACATGTGTGGCTCTGAGAAGCTTTCTGGTCACCTGTAAGTGTATTTGGTAACTTCAATTGCAGCTAtataaaattttccttttggtaAACAATATGGCTAtgcaatatttttctgcagagctgcatcaggtggctgctttcttctgcactcaccaaagaaggaaatgtttaTTTCCAGACTGTGGCAAGAATTGCAGCTTCTTAAATTTTCCCCCATCTCCTTTTCATAGGGCTGCAGGCAAGTCTTGGGAATCTGCCCATGTGCTGTGTTCCACTGGCAAGTGTTTGGCCCAGGCAAGATGAGCCAGCTGGACCACAGGAACCCCATAATGCTTGGCCTGGACCTGCGgcactgcagaggcagcagtgaggagaaACACAGGTTTGAAAGGGAGGCAACCAGCTTTTGCAAAATGCCCTCAACCAGCTGAGGCCTGAGGGGTGAAGTCAGAACCTCTGGAGCAGCACGATCTCCAGCACCTTCTCTGCAGGGCCCTCCTGGATCTGGCCTGCATGGGCTTGTTATTATTGTTAATACTCTGCCATTTGCCATGAACAACACAATGCAGTAAGTTATTAGCAATACAGGTGAAGGCATAGCAAGGCCAGCCAAGTGTGTACCTCATCAACAGTGCACAGTGTATGGCTTTGTTCTGTGTGGTGGCTGCCTTGGACTGACGTGACaatgtttctgctgcttctacCTTCAGGTGCAGTAAAGCACCACAGAACTGTGATTGAATGGATTGGAAATGAGCAGGAatcaaaagctgttttcatgAAACCCTGTAGAAGGAAGGACCTGTCCAGGTACACTCTCTGCCTCGCTCCCTATCTCCACCAAATGCAGCTTTTGCCACTGCCGCTTTACAACGAATTTTGATCTTATGGATGTACAGGCATAAGCAAAGTTGGCTGCCACATATGTCCCACAAGGACTGTAATATTCATACTTTCTCCTCCATGCATCTCTCTTGGCCATAAATGCAAAGGTGTTTGCTTTcacaagtaaaatattttgtgtgctCGACACAGGGTGACCTGGACATGTAGTGCTCTTTCCTCCCAAGGACAGGGGATCTGCAAACTGGGATAAGGATCTCCTGACACAAATCACTCTTTCTTACATGTCTAACAGTGGGGCCATGGCATGTTCTCCTGTTAAGGGATTTACACAGACCAGCTCTTTGCAGAACATATGTAAAGAAAAGagcccccacccccctccccgcTTCTGATTGAAACTTGACCAGCCTGCAGAGCTCTAGGGCTGTGACAGAGCCTCTCCTTCCCTGAACATCTTGTGcctaaatactttttttctagcATCTGCACAGATCTTAGCAAACACTCTTTGCAGGTTTGCCTGCCTCTTTCTAATATAGTTTTTACTAGCTGCAACTTTGTATTTTCTACTCAGCAACAAAGAGAAGGGGTTGTTCACTGTTGTGTGCTGTACAATGAAGTAATAAGGCAACTAACTCAGTACAGCGCACAGGAAAAGAACTGGCACCTAGTGAGAAGATCACTGTCTATCaccagaagagagaaaagtagagtggtgacagcaggaagaaaaacagaagagaaggatATGAGGGAGAATTCCTGCCAGTCAGTGCGAACTAATGGTGAAATAGACACCCAGACAAAGAAACATAAACCCATCACccaagaaattttaaataaaactttacTTGTCACTATGCAAAAGAAACTGTATTCCAGAAGCACTGACTGTCTAAGACAAATGTGTATGACTGCAGCGGTGATGAAGTGGTGGCACAAGGATGAGCAGCTTGACCAAAGGCAGGGTTCCCAAAGAAGAGCTGAAAGCTCTGTCATCCTGTAATGCCACTTCTGCACCCTCTCTATTAATAACAACGATTAACCTCAGAGACACGTGGCATCAGCCCATGACACCTGTCTGGGTGAGCCAGCCCTTATTAAAGCCCTGTGGCAAGGCTGCCAGACCTGCAGGCCCTCAGTGTCTTTGTCCCAGCCACTCTCATCTTTTGGGCAAGAGGTGCAAGCAAAGTGCTCCCAGGCACCTGATGTTTCTGTTCCCTGCACAGGAGGGGCACCTAGTGACTCATCCCAAACCTGCTGCAACTgtttctctgctccctgcaccATTATacaacagagcagagaaagatgAAGCCCACTTCTACCAGATACCACGTGCTGAATATTTGTAGCAGCGTATAACTTCCAGCTGCAGGTGCCTTTGGTTGTATAATACCATATTAATAACACTTCCAGGCTAACCTGAACTTAATAGTATTTGTGCTAAGCTCTGCACTGAGCCAGTAGAGATTTTAGGAAATGTTATGGGAGAAGTTGTATATGTCTCAGGAGACACAGTTCATAACTGCAAAGCACAATGGTAGGAGCAATGTCACCCCCTCATACTCTAAAGCACAAGGGGCAGCATCTCACAAGTGTTGCTTCGTCAGTTTCATTGCTTGTTGCACAGCGTGTTTCTTCCATAAAAACCGGAGGCTAAACTTCCTACTCAGTACAACTGCGTACCTACCTGACAGAGCAAAACGGGCACACTCTTCTCTGCTACACTTTGTTACATGTGCTGGAGAACTTTCTTTAATCTTAACTGCTAGGGCTCTTATTTAAACTGCTTGAGACTTTCATGGACTGCCTATCCTTTAAGTAGGAGTTGATTTCAGGATAGTTTGCTTTCATCTGCTCTTTGCTCTGGAACTGGCTAGGTcccaaacaaagcacaaaaatgtCAAGGCCAGAGTCCCTCACAGATTTTGGTGCAGCCTAACTTCTGGTTTTGATGTTGTCATGCAGTCCCTCATGACACAGTGACAAATGCCAAGCAGCACTAAATACCTCACATAAAATGAATCATATTCTACAAATGCTAGACTTGAACTTGTCAGAAAtggtgaaaataaaagcaagcaactTCCCAGAAACCTCACTGTTCACAGACACCACTCAGAAATGACCACTTTTCAGCAAGTGGTACTGTAATCACTGCCAGCCAGGCCAGGGGAAATATAGTTCCAATAACTGAACATGTTTAGAACCCAAAGAGGAAGTGAACAGTTCAGCTTTTGCTTCCTCTGGAGACAGGGCCAGTATGCAGTGTATGTATACCAGTACATACCATTACGCAGAACACTGAAGCTCAACTATAGACTGTACACAGAAATGGGATGATGTCTTTTCACGTAGCACAAAACGAGTCCACCATATTAATTTTTCatgacagcatttctgaaaaaggCCACACCCATCCTTAAATTGTTTTGGACCCTATTTGGTATTATCATGCAAATTATCCTCACAAAATTATGTTCTGGAGTGACAGCTTCCATTGTCAGAACATATGGAAATCAGAAAGCAGTTTGTGGCAGATATGATGTTTATTCACTATGAGCTAGTTTTTGGTCTGACTATGTCATTTCAATCAAAGTAAGCACTGAATGTATTTGACATCTAAGGAGGTCTTCAGGCCACCATCACATTTAAGCTGCTTCTGTCAAGTAGGAACTCTGTAACTTCAAATGAGTAACTCATACTTAACAAGTAATGATGCTATTTACTGGAGACCTGTGATCCCAGAATCCATGCGTCTAGCATAGACTGTGATCCCTTAGCAGACCATAAAGACAACTTATTACAATAATGAGCTCATTAAGCATGTAGCTCTTTAGTCTTCCAAGTTGTTGCAACAAGCAGCTGTTCCAGAGAGTGAAAAATTATCAACTCAGAAAGCACATCTGTGATCAAGCTAGACCCAGGGAGAAAGTATGTGAGCAACACCCCTATTATTGTTGAGTATACCTTTGACTACAGTATCTGAGCAAAGCATCAGTGGTACTGCAGTGACATGCTTCCCCACCCAGTAAGCTAGACACTCCTAGAACTTAAATGTCAAAAAATTTATTATGAAAGCTTCCATAGCagcaaatatttcaataaaaacTATTGCATTATTAAACCAGAAGCATGGCTTAAAGGCCTGTTGAAGTCTGTCTGCTTTAAGAATTGCTGAATCTGCCCTGGTAATCAGTCTCTAAAAGTCCACAAATTACTGAAGTTTGCTTCTCTTCATATTTTGCAGACAGTGCCAACAGTTTCTAGTCACAATACTCTATTTAACCCTGTGAACTTTTGGGCCACTTCCCCTAActttctctgccttctgaaaCTGCTCCACTTGACCAGGAAACTTGCAATACTTGTTTCAGTTCCATAGTATGTTATCTTCCACACAGCTGCAGTCTACTGAAGCTCACTGGTGAGGTGAGctattcttttctcctctgtaaGAGCCCACAGCATGCCAGTCTGAGTGACTGTAATCCAGTCCCTTGACCAGGCTAATCCAAGGAATCAGCAGCTCGTTGCACACTTTAGTGAACCAACACCACGTTGAGAATGCAACAAAGGTTTCAGCCTCCCCATTATGTCAGGTCATGGTCACTCAGGTAAGGCAATAGTTGGCACCCACTCATTGATCTTCCGGCTTTCTTCACAGAAGGAGTTCAGCTTCTCTAGAGCTGGGTCTTTCCAGGCATCTTCATTTGAGTTCTGCCAGAAAAGCATTGCACACCATGAGTGCATGAAGTCACAGTATTATTTCACAGAAGCATTAGCttagaaagcaaagcattttcagGCATagagagcagggagctgagctgtcACCATAGTGGGTAGAAGAAAAACCCTTGTTACAGAAGCACTGCCCACTCATGGCGCTCCATCCCTCCCAGTCCCAGCCACGCACCATGATGAGGATGCAGTGCAGGTCTCTGGGCTCGCCAGACTCCTCGCTGGATCCCACGGCAGCAGCCAGCTTGGGTAGGTCACTCACACGCACGATGTCGATGTCGTTCTCGCAGCAGAAGGCCTGGATGAGGGTGAAGTGGATCTGCAGGGCGATGTCCCCCTCGTCCTCCTCATCGGCCGCCAACACGCAGAACGCCACGTTATCTGGGTCTCTGCGGGTGGCGAGAGCCATTAGGCCCCGGCAGGTCTGACTTGCCCCTCGCCCCACTCCCGCTGCCTTCTCCCCTACTCACACGTTCATAAGCTTGGCCGACTCGTAGACGCCGGCGGTGAGGCAGCCGCGGCGCTGCGCCGATACCAGCAGCTCGTGGAGGGCCTCGCCGGCGCCCTGcatcctgcaagcaggagagagCGATCCGATCAGCACGGCGCCAGCGCCTGGACAACGGCCACCCCACCTCCCAGCCACCCGCCGCCGGCACCTACCAGTCTTCGCCCGCAGGCGCCAGCTCCTGTCCTTGCGTTTCTTCCAGAGTCATAGCAGCGTACCGTAAAGCAACGCTATCACCAACCGTTCCCAGCTCTTCCCAACACCTCAATCCCCCCACTCTACCACAGCCCTGCCGACGCCTGCTCTATTTAAGGCCGTGGAGCTACGGCCCTGGCAGCTGGCGGCGGCCGGTGCACTTCCATTGGCCGGCGGGAAGCGGGGGGAGGGCCCTTTGTCATGCTAATCGACGCGCGCCGGGCGCCGCGGGGcgggaggcggggggggggtgGGCGGCTCGTGCCGGCAGGCCACGTGGTGGTGGAGGGAGGGGGCGACGGCGGGCGGAGGAGCGGGGAAACGGGCACGGGGTGGGAGTGTGCCGAGAGGGGGCCCGCCAGGGCTGCATGGCGTGGAGCTGCTGCCTTGGGGATGGCGGGGTATTAGGGACGGACAGTTCCGTCTTGGAAGGAGTGGAGAGGCTgcgcagggaggtgggggagtcaccgtccctggcgGTGTTCACTAATCGTGTGACTGGCATTGAGGGACGTGGGTTAGTGCTcgtggtgggggtgggttggcagttggacttggtgatctcagaggtcttttccaaccattaTGACTATATGAATGCTCAAAGGCATTCTCAGCTTGAAAGCCAGCACTATGACCTGCTGCACTCCCTAAAATGGACTGACTTGAGCTGCTGCTATAGTGACCAGTGTGCATCACCTTAATCTATTTATCTGGGTACATAAGTCGATccgaaaataatgcctcctgtttatttccatagaaaccaCAACAAAGAGTGCCGTAGCACcatttgatggagcaaattctcagcttcaaaacacATCTTTTCAATAGTCACCACTCTGTGTGCATAGCTCTGCATTTTaaccagcagtgaacaaaagcctgcatctCATGTTCAGAAACATCCGCACCAGTGGACAGAGAAGgtttggatgccccatccttgaagGTGTCCCAGGCCAAGCtggctggggccctgggcagcctgatcagACAACCTGCCCAtgggattggaactggatggcttatgtggtcccttccagctcaaaccattctatgattttatgatagaTGACCCacctgtcactgtcaccactgctgaaacacaccatctGTTGtcttactgtgctcacatccactgttcagtctctgtaaatgttcagcaagcatctaTGAATGTCAGAGGGtaccattttttctgcttggaggaattcagtgatacagCTTTGCTCCATGCGCACTTTCAGGCActattctgtcagactgcctctcttctgtcacatagcaacaaaatacagtggaatgttggtgggaaggttcaacctctgctgccataccttCCACTTCTGATTTCATGGGCTGacatagtaaaataggaggcattacttttagagcagcccAAGTGTGCAGCCACAAACCTTTTACATGCAAACTCCCATTTCTGCCCACCAGCCCAGTACACTGCAGCCACAATCTCTAACAGACTCAGTGCCACAGATACAATTCTGCAGGACCTGTTCTGTGTGTCTGTTGGAGAACTGACGGCACCAGGTCCTGGGtagctctgctgctgactgctTCAGGCCATCCTGTATGAGGGTGGTGGGTccaccacacagcagcaccaccacTCAGGCACGAAGAAGCACATTTTGCCATTAAATTGGCCTGCCACTGCAGTAGCAGTCCCACTTCCCAGCACGGAGGGCAACCCTACAGCCTTGCGTTACCTGTCAGTCAGCACACGGCCGAGCACCGCTCAGCCCGGGGTGGTGTCGCATCCATAGAAAAACCCTGACCTCTGCTGGACATCGGAAATAATAGGGCTGCAACAAACGGCCGGGCCCACACCTGGACGCCGTGCCTGTTCTCATACCACGAGTGCTCTTCGTGAAAGCctagaggtaaaaaaaaaaaaaaaaaaaaaaaaaaaaaaaaaaaaaaaaagtattttctgcttGAAGAAAGCCCTTAAAACAGCTCCCAAACCTTGTAAGTCAGGAGCAGAGTAACGGGGAAAGAGGTATCTGTTCAGTTACAACAATGGCAAAGAGtgcagcaagaaaaagcagacagaacTGCATATAGATCGCACTCCTGAATACCTGGTAACAAACTGCTCTTCCCCTGTTCAGCCTTGCTGTCCTCGCCCTGCAAGCCTTTTTCTCCAGG from Lagopus muta isolate bLagMut1 chromosome Z, bLagMut1 primary, whole genome shotgun sequence carries:
- the GADD45G gene encoding growth arrest and DNA damage-inducible protein GADD45 gamma; the protein is MTLEETQGQELAPAGEDWMQGAGEALHELLVSAQRRGCLTAGVYESAKLMNVDPDNVAFCVLAADEEDEGDIALQIHFTLIQAFCCENDIDIVRVSDLPKLAAAVGSSEESGEPRDLHCILIMNSNEDAWKDPALEKLNSFCEESRKINEWVPTIALPE